One window of the Pseudarthrobacter sp. ATCC 49987 genome contains the following:
- a CDS encoding AMP-dependent synthetase/ligase → MREASTGLLVDLDPGSNVTDLLLEQHAKDPVHALYSRKGPAGWADVSAQQFLDQVRALAKGLIAGGITPGETVAVMSGTRYEWTVVDFAIWFAGGVPVPIYETSSPSQIEWILHDSGARRIFAENEAKAALVRQVLDSSGVLGDTVLPVVRMDYDGAAPNLASLAAAGSGVSDAELERHRSAAGLTDVASLVYTSGTTGRPKGCEITHGNFALVARNIVPFLPEILMQPRTRTLMFLPLAHVLARAVQVICLSAGTTLGHTASAKELLEDLASFKPTFLLVVPRIFEKVYAGAAHKAALAGKERLFESAAAVAIDYSKALDSAARGDGSGPGLVTRAKHALFDRLLYPKLRQAFGGQLGYAVSGASPLSPHDAHFFRGAGIPVLEGYGLTETTAPCTANTPARTKVGTVGIPVPGTTIRVAEDGEILVKGIGVFKGYHNNAAANAAAFVDGFFRTGDLGSLDADGFLTITGRKKDLLVTAGGKNVAPGPLEEKIREHELVLQAVVIGDGRPFVSALINLDPEGLENWCASHGIPAMSPAEARGSDLVRVALQRAVDDANALVSKAESIRTFVVLDADFTVESGHLTPSLKLKRAAVVRDFEAQINRIYG, encoded by the coding sequence GTGAGAGAAGCAAGCACCGGGCTGCTCGTCGACCTCGACCCGGGCAGCAACGTGACCGACCTGCTGCTCGAGCAGCACGCCAAGGATCCCGTGCATGCGCTGTACTCCCGCAAAGGACCGGCCGGCTGGGCCGACGTCTCCGCACAGCAGTTCCTGGACCAGGTCCGGGCCTTGGCCAAGGGCCTGATCGCCGGCGGCATCACTCCCGGCGAAACTGTCGCGGTCATGTCCGGCACCCGGTATGAGTGGACCGTGGTCGACTTTGCCATCTGGTTCGCCGGCGGCGTGCCCGTTCCCATCTACGAAACGTCCTCCCCCAGCCAGATCGAATGGATCCTGCATGACTCGGGGGCCCGACGGATCTTCGCGGAGAACGAGGCAAAGGCGGCCCTTGTCCGCCAGGTGCTGGACAGCTCCGGGGTGCTCGGCGACACCGTGCTCCCCGTGGTGCGGATGGACTACGACGGCGCCGCCCCCAACCTCGCCAGCCTCGCCGCGGCAGGCAGCGGAGTCAGCGACGCCGAGCTCGAACGCCACCGGTCCGCGGCCGGACTCACGGACGTCGCCTCGCTCGTCTACACCTCCGGCACCACAGGCCGGCCCAAGGGCTGCGAAATCACCCACGGGAACTTCGCCCTGGTCGCCCGCAACATCGTGCCCTTCTTGCCCGAGATCCTGATGCAGCCCCGCACCCGGACCCTCATGTTCCTCCCGCTGGCCCACGTCCTCGCCCGCGCCGTCCAGGTGATCTGCCTGAGCGCCGGGACCACTTTGGGCCACACGGCCAGCGCCAAGGAACTGCTGGAGGACCTGGCCAGCTTCAAACCCACCTTCCTGCTCGTCGTGCCCCGGATCTTCGAAAAGGTCTACGCCGGCGCCGCCCACAAGGCGGCCCTCGCCGGGAAGGAACGCCTGTTCGAGTCGGCAGCCGCCGTCGCGATCGACTACTCAAAGGCCCTTGACTCCGCCGCCCGGGGTGACGGGAGCGGCCCGGGGCTGGTGACCCGCGCCAAGCACGCCCTCTTCGACCGGCTGCTGTATCCCAAGCTCCGGCAGGCCTTCGGCGGCCAGCTGGGCTACGCGGTCTCAGGGGCCAGCCCGTTGAGTCCGCACGACGCGCACTTCTTCCGCGGCGCCGGCATCCCCGTCCTCGAAGGCTACGGACTCACCGAAACCACGGCACCGTGCACGGCCAACACTCCGGCGCGGACCAAGGTTGGCACGGTCGGCATCCCGGTGCCCGGCACCACCATCCGGGTTGCCGAGGACGGCGAAATCCTGGTCAAGGGCATCGGCGTCTTCAAGGGCTACCACAACAACGCCGCGGCCAATGCGGCGGCGTTCGTGGACGGGTTCTTCCGCACCGGCGACCTCGGCTCCCTCGACGCGGACGGCTTCCTGACCATCACGGGCCGGAAAAAGGATCTGCTGGTCACCGCCGGCGGCAAGAACGTCGCACCCGGGCCGCTGGAGGAAAAGATCCGCGAGCACGAACTGGTCCTCCAGGCCGTGGTGATCGGGGACGGCAGGCCGTTCGTGTCAGCCCTGATTAACCTGGACCCGGAGGGCCTGGAGAACTGGTGCGCCTCGCACGGGATTCCGGCGATGAGCCCCGCCGAGGCCCGGGGCAGTGACCTGGTCCGGGTTGCCCTGCAGCGGGCCGTGGACGACGCGAACGCCCTCGTTTCCAAGGCCGAGTCCATCCGCACGTTCGTGGTGCTGGACGCCGACTTCACGGTGGAGTCCGGGCACCTGACGCCGTCGCTCAAGCTCAAGAGGGCCGCCGTCGTGCGCGACTTCGAGGCGCAGATCAACCGCATCTACGGCTGA
- a CDS encoding TIGR01906 family membrane protein, with product MTDSSPTPPNRQDPQLDPADDADEPAFDWMKPNPAEKRSAAPSDHSPATAAGAAPATTTDSTAQDTTTPTSPDTTPAWRQAGSRADRKAAEAAVEPAPRGNGSHFSEPLPTSALQVRPPEEEVQRRNAEREHAANAKPVAPRVMQVLLAVCFPVILLVLAIRAIASPLFLWVEYNRPGFPGDGYGFSTDDRMTYGSYAVDYLSNWAGPRYLGELVHRGGDKLFKDGEVSHMADVKVVILSAFGAGVLLILLSLIAVIYLRRRSSGGVRRGLFAGSIITLVIIIGLGVLGVLGWEQFFAQFHSVFFANGTWTFSLQDTLIRLFPAQFWVDGGIAIAGLVLVASLATLILTWPTRKRRGLPKRNAAKEDPAGEDTTETDATTDAVPGDAPARRSLFRRDKASKADAGAEDEPAADDAAATDSAAGSSAPRSTAPGRPGAAGTGTSATGTTDTGTQDTPTRGQSSTV from the coding sequence GTGACTGACTCAAGTCCCACCCCTCCGAACCGACAGGATCCGCAGCTGGATCCGGCCGATGATGCTGACGAACCCGCCTTCGACTGGATGAAGCCGAACCCGGCGGAGAAGCGTTCCGCTGCCCCTTCCGACCACTCACCCGCGACGGCTGCCGGCGCTGCTCCGGCCACGACGACGGACTCAACCGCGCAGGACACCACCACGCCGACGTCGCCGGACACGACGCCGGCGTGGCGCCAGGCCGGCAGCCGCGCCGACCGCAAGGCTGCCGAAGCCGCCGTCGAACCGGCACCCCGGGGCAACGGCAGCCACTTCAGCGAGCCGCTGCCAACGTCCGCGCTGCAGGTCCGGCCACCGGAGGAAGAGGTGCAGCGCCGGAACGCCGAGCGGGAACACGCGGCAAACGCCAAGCCCGTCGCCCCGCGCGTGATGCAGGTCCTGCTCGCCGTGTGCTTCCCCGTTATTTTGCTGGTGCTGGCCATCCGGGCCATCGCCAGCCCGCTGTTCCTCTGGGTCGAGTACAACCGGCCGGGCTTCCCGGGCGACGGCTACGGCTTCAGCACGGACGACCGCATGACCTACGGATCCTATGCCGTCGACTACCTCAGCAACTGGGCAGGACCGCGATACCTGGGCGAACTCGTCCACCGCGGGGGAGACAAACTGTTCAAGGACGGCGAGGTCAGCCACATGGCCGACGTCAAGGTCGTGATCCTGTCCGCCTTCGGCGCCGGCGTCCTGCTGATCCTCCTGAGCCTCATCGCCGTGATCTACCTGCGGCGCCGCAGTTCCGGCGGAGTCCGTCGCGGCCTGTTCGCGGGCTCCATCATCACGCTCGTTATCATCATCGGCCTCGGCGTACTGGGTGTGCTGGGCTGGGAACAGTTCTTCGCCCAGTTCCACAGCGTTTTCTTCGCCAACGGCACCTGGACGTTCTCCCTGCAGGACACCCTGATCCGGCTCTTCCCCGCCCAGTTCTGGGTGGACGGCGGTATTGCCATTGCCGGCCTGGTGCTGGTCGCCTCGCTCGCCACCTTGATCCTGACTTGGCCAACGCGCAAGAGGCGCGGGCTGCCGAAGCGCAACGCAGCGAAAGAGGACCCGGCCGGCGAGGACACCACCGAAACTGACGCCACCACAGACGCTGTTCCCGGTGACGCACCCGCCAGGCGCTCGCTCTTCCGCCGGGACAAGGCCAGCAAGGCCGATGCAGGCGCCGAAGATGAGCCGGCCGCCGATGATGCGGCCGCCACGGATTCAGCCGCCGGCAGCTCCGCCCCGCGTTCCACTGCCCCGGGGCGCCCCGGCGCGGCCGGGACCGGAACATCAGCGACCGGGACGACTGACACCGGCACACAGGACACCCCCACGCGGGGGCAGTCCAGCACCGTTTAG
- a CDS encoding L,D-transpeptidase — MLAVLALCAAVGAGGIGIATAPGRADAEMPSEAASPMRNVAGLAAPVVKAVELGVTPTDGAKAVNPAAPASVKAVNGTVKDVVLERASGGGRVPGTTSPDGSTWTAGDPLDFDTKYKYSFTIVDQAGRETKKAQTFATVAKANEADAAVYPLNGTTVGAGQPIEIVFSEPVLNKEAMEKAVTVTASSGQAVAWRWYSDRRVRIRPEAFWAANSEITVDLKLFGVDFGNKMIGNSDTKASFKVGPQRLAVVDDITKTMNVYFDGQLVKTAPVTLGDAEWLSPTGFAVIMEQERHSKFNAGSIGLKPGDKGYYPPLTVEYANRLTSSGVYVHQALESAWGAVGKYNVSHGCVGLLPADAAWFFNNMKTGDVVQTLNTGAPAVEPLEGFGDWNIPWAQYAKR; from the coding sequence ATGCTGGCTGTGCTGGCACTCTGCGCCGCCGTCGGCGCCGGCGGAATCGGCATCGCGACGGCGCCCGGCCGGGCCGACGCTGAAATGCCTTCAGAGGCAGCTTCCCCGATGCGGAACGTCGCGGGCCTCGCGGCCCCGGTGGTGAAGGCCGTGGAACTGGGTGTGACCCCGACCGACGGGGCCAAGGCCGTCAACCCCGCCGCACCGGCTTCGGTCAAGGCCGTCAACGGCACGGTGAAGGACGTCGTTCTCGAGCGTGCCTCCGGCGGCGGCCGCGTCCCCGGAACCACGAGTCCGGACGGCTCCACCTGGACCGCCGGAGATCCCCTCGATTTCGATACGAAGTACAAGTACAGCTTTACGATTGTCGACCAGGCCGGCCGGGAGACGAAGAAGGCCCAGACCTTCGCGACTGTCGCCAAGGCCAACGAGGCCGACGCCGCCGTGTATCCGCTCAACGGCACGACTGTCGGGGCCGGCCAGCCTATCGAGATTGTCTTCAGCGAACCGGTGCTGAACAAGGAGGCCATGGAGAAGGCCGTCACGGTCACGGCTTCCTCCGGCCAGGCCGTGGCGTGGCGCTGGTACTCGGACCGGCGCGTCCGGATCCGGCCCGAAGCATTCTGGGCTGCCAACAGCGAGATCACCGTGGACCTGAAGCTCTTCGGCGTCGACTTCGGCAACAAGATGATCGGCAACTCCGACACGAAGGCCTCCTTCAAGGTGGGACCGCAGCGCCTCGCAGTCGTAGATGACATCACCAAGACCATGAACGTGTACTTCGACGGCCAGCTGGTCAAGACAGCACCGGTCACGCTGGGAGACGCTGAGTGGCTCTCTCCAACGGGCTTCGCCGTCATCATGGAGCAGGAACGCCACTCCAAGTTCAACGCCGGCAGCATCGGCCTCAAACCCGGCGACAAGGGCTACTACCCGCCCCTGACCGTGGAATACGCCAACCGCCTGACCAGCTCCGGTGTCTACGTCCACCAGGCCCTCGAATCTGCGTGGGGTGCCGTGGGCAAGTACAACGTCTCGCACGGCTGCGTCGGGCTGCTCCCGGCCGACGCGGCCTGGTTCTTCAACAACATGAAGACCGGCGACGTCGTCCAGACCCTCAACACCGGAGCGCCGGCCGTGGAACCGCTCGAAGGTTTCGGCGACTGGAACATCCCGTGGGCGCAGTACGCCAAACGATGA
- a CDS encoding L,D-transpeptidase family protein yields the protein MSIVNAPRSRSTGRKLAVLGAVCALAAVGGVFAAGPGLAHASFASEAASPERSKPGLAFPVVAPAQLDVVPANEAKQVNPAAPVTLKVKNGRIDRVSLTSGSGDAVEGTLSADASSWTATAPLKFNTRYSYTFSVVDAAGRKENTTRTFTTVSTANEADAAIYPLDGMKVGVAQPLQITFSEPVLNRDAVEKAIKISSTSGQPGDFHWFSNTMVRYRPESFWTANSTITMDMQLFGVDLGNGQIGNFNKKVTVHIGDKKVAVANATAHTFTASINGQQVGQWPATMGDTRFPSARGYLVFMEKYRVEHMDASTIGLKPGDPAYYGQLDVNYATRLTPSGEFIHQATDSAMPYLGVANLSHGCIGLGPDGAKWVFENMTTGDVVQVVNTDGDFAAVDDGYGDWNIPWAQYAN from the coding sequence CTGAGTATTGTGAACGCCCCGAGAAGCCGGAGCACCGGCCGCAAGCTTGCCGTCCTCGGAGCGGTCTGCGCCCTCGCCGCGGTCGGCGGGGTGTTCGCGGCGGGACCAGGATTGGCCCATGCTTCCTTCGCCTCCGAGGCCGCCTCGCCGGAGCGATCGAAGCCGGGACTCGCCTTCCCCGTGGTGGCGCCTGCGCAGCTGGACGTCGTCCCGGCGAATGAGGCCAAGCAGGTCAACCCGGCCGCGCCCGTGACCCTGAAGGTCAAGAACGGCCGCATCGACCGCGTGTCGCTCACCAGCGGTTCCGGGGACGCCGTGGAGGGGACCCTCAGCGCGGATGCCTCCAGCTGGACGGCGACTGCACCGCTGAAGTTCAACACCCGCTACAGCTACACTTTCTCCGTGGTGGACGCCGCCGGCCGCAAGGAGAACACCACACGGACTTTCACCACAGTCTCCACCGCCAACGAAGCCGACGCCGCCATCTACCCGCTGGACGGCATGAAGGTGGGAGTGGCGCAGCCGCTGCAGATCACTTTCAGCGAGCCTGTCCTGAACCGGGACGCCGTCGAGAAGGCCATCAAGATCAGCTCCACCTCCGGGCAGCCGGGCGACTTCCACTGGTTCAGCAACACCATGGTCCGGTACCGTCCGGAGAGTTTCTGGACCGCGAACAGCACCATCACCATGGACATGCAGCTCTTCGGGGTCGACCTCGGGAACGGGCAGATCGGCAACTTCAACAAAAAGGTCACCGTCCACATCGGCGACAAGAAGGTCGCCGTCGCGAACGCGACCGCGCACACGTTCACGGCCAGTATCAACGGCCAGCAGGTCGGACAGTGGCCGGCGACCATGGGCGACACCCGGTTCCCTTCGGCCCGCGGGTACCTCGTGTTCATGGAGAAGTACCGCGTGGAGCATATGGATGCCTCCACCATCGGGCTCAAGCCCGGCGACCCGGCCTACTACGGCCAGCTCGACGTCAACTACGCCACGCGCCTGACCCCGAGCGGGGAGTTCATCCACCAGGCCACGGACTCCGCCATGCCGTATCTTGGCGTCGCCAACCTCTCCCACGGCTGCATCGGGCTGGGGCCGGACGGTGCGAAATGGGTCTTCGAGAACATGACTACCGGTGACGTGGTCCAGGTGGTCAACACCGACGGCGACTTCGCCGCTGTGGACGACGGCTACGGGGACTGGAACATCCCCTGGGCGCAGTACGCCAACTGA
- the ahcY gene encoding adenosylhomocysteinase, whose product MTLDYKIADISLAEAGRHQIRLAEHEMPGLMSLREEFGASQPLKGARIAGSLHMTVQTAVLIETLTALGAEVRWASCNIFSTQDEAAAAVVVGNGTVEDPQGVPVFAWKGETLEEYWWTAEQILTWPGADSNPDLGPNMILDDGGDATMLVHKGTDVEALGAVPATAEDESEEGRVFLDVLRASLQADPQKWTRIGSRLLGVTEETTTGVHRLYQLAEQGKLLFPAINVNDSVTKSKFDNKYGIRHSLPDGINRATDVLMGGKVAVVCGYGDVGKGAAEAFRGQGSRVIVTEIDPICALQAAMDGYQVAKLESVLSEGHIFITTTGNKDVIMAEHMAGMRDKAIVGNIGHFDNEIDMAGLARIPGIKKVEIKPQVHEWVLDAGTAEERSIIVLSEGRLLNLGNATGHPSFVMSNSFANQTIAQIELFTKRDQPEGEREYEKQVYVLPKILDEKVARLHLDALGVELTELSKEQAQYLDLEVSGPYKPDHYRY is encoded by the coding sequence ATGACTCTCGATTACAAGATTGCGGACATCTCCCTGGCCGAGGCAGGCCGCCACCAGATCCGCCTCGCCGAGCACGAAATGCCCGGCCTGATGTCCCTGCGCGAGGAGTTCGGCGCAAGCCAGCCGCTCAAGGGTGCCCGGATCGCCGGCTCCCTGCACATGACGGTGCAGACCGCCGTGCTGATCGAGACCCTCACGGCACTCGGCGCCGAGGTCCGCTGGGCCTCCTGCAACATTTTCTCCACCCAGGACGAAGCCGCTGCCGCCGTAGTGGTCGGCAACGGCACGGTTGAGGACCCCCAGGGTGTTCCCGTGTTCGCCTGGAAAGGCGAGACCCTCGAGGAATACTGGTGGACCGCGGAGCAGATCCTGACCTGGCCGGGCGCGGACAGCAACCCGGACCTCGGCCCGAACATGATCCTCGACGACGGCGGCGACGCCACCATGCTGGTCCACAAGGGCACCGACGTCGAGGCGCTCGGCGCTGTCCCGGCCACCGCAGAGGACGAGTCCGAGGAAGGCCGCGTCTTCCTCGACGTGCTGCGTGCCTCATTGCAGGCGGATCCGCAGAAGTGGACCCGGATCGGCTCCCGCCTGCTCGGCGTCACTGAGGAGACCACCACCGGTGTGCACCGCCTCTACCAGCTCGCGGAGCAGGGCAAGCTGCTGTTCCCGGCCATCAACGTCAACGACTCCGTCACCAAGAGCAAGTTCGACAATAAATACGGCATCCGCCACTCCCTGCCCGACGGCATCAACCGCGCCACCGACGTCCTGATGGGCGGCAAGGTCGCCGTCGTCTGCGGCTACGGCGACGTCGGCAAGGGCGCGGCGGAGGCCTTCCGTGGCCAGGGCTCGCGCGTCATCGTAACCGAAATCGACCCCATCTGCGCCCTCCAGGCAGCAATGGACGGCTACCAGGTCGCGAAACTGGAATCCGTCCTCAGCGAGGGCCACATCTTCATCACCACGACGGGCAACAAGGACGTCATCATGGCCGAGCACATGGCAGGGATGCGTGACAAGGCGATCGTGGGCAACATCGGCCACTTCGACAACGAGATCGACATGGCCGGACTGGCCCGGATCCCGGGCATCAAGAAGGTCGAGATCAAGCCCCAGGTGCACGAGTGGGTGCTCGACGCCGGGACCGCGGAAGAGCGCTCCATCATCGTCCTGTCCGAAGGCCGTCTGCTGAATCTCGGCAACGCCACCGGCCACCCGTCCTTCGTAATGAGCAACTCCTTCGCCAACCAGACGATCGCGCAGATCGAGCTCTTCACCAAGCGCGACCAGCCGGAAGGGGAGCGGGAGTACGAAAAGCAGGTCTACGTGCTGCCGAAGATCCTTGACGAGAAGGTCGCCCGGCTGCACCTCGATGCCCTTGGCGTCGAACTGACCGAGCTTTCGAAGGAGCAGGCCCAGTACCTGGACCTTGAGGTTTCCGGCCCGTACAAGCCGGACCACTACCGCTACTAG
- a CDS encoding Trm112 family protein, producing MPKISPELLSVLRCPVTGSPLVQDGEELVTATAGPSGEKLRYAIEDGIPLLLPPELLPAAAAAPAFQHDGGQPDAAKPDAASRPTGA from the coding sequence ATGCCGAAGATCAGTCCCGAACTGTTGTCTGTCCTGAGATGCCCCGTGACCGGTTCGCCGCTGGTGCAGGACGGCGAGGAACTCGTCACCGCCACGGCCGGCCCCTCCGGAGAGAAGCTGCGCTACGCGATCGAGGACGGCATCCCCCTGCTGCTGCCGCCGGAACTGCTTCCGGCCGCCGCGGCGGCCCCGGCTTTCCAGCACGACGGCGGCCAGCCCGACGCAGCCAAGCCCGATGCAGCCTCCCGCCCCACTGGCGCTTAG
- a CDS encoding DUF3499 domain-containing protein: MGAIRLCSRSACRNSAVATLTYVYADSTAVLGPLATYAEPHCYDLCEQHAGSLTVPRGWEVMRLAMPATPAGPGPDDLLALANAVREAASRPAAPESGQGQRSVHPALEAPAGAEGTRRGHLRVLREPS, from the coding sequence GTGGGTGCAATTCGTCTTTGTTCAAGGTCAGCCTGCCGCAACTCAGCGGTGGCCACTTTGACGTACGTGTATGCCGACTCCACCGCGGTCCTGGGACCCCTGGCAACCTATGCCGAGCCGCACTGCTACGACTTGTGTGAACAGCACGCCGGGTCCCTGACCGTCCCGCGCGGCTGGGAAGTGATGCGGCTGGCCATGCCGGCGACCCCCGCAGGTCCCGGCCCCGATGACCTCCTCGCCCTCGCCAATGCCGTCCGGGAAGCGGCCTCGCGGCCCGCCGCGCCGGAATCCGGCCAGGGCCAGCGCAGCGTCCATCCGGCCCTTGAAGCTCCTGCCGGGGCCGAAGGCACCCGCCGGGGCCATCTGCGCGTCCTGCGCGAACCTTCGTAG
- a CDS encoding metallopeptidase family protein, producing the protein MQSSHHDPGFTVRLAESDAGRHDAGSPAGGSGRPTAARGFRQRRRNRHGRGLRGEIMLPTLPGYRTRSDRFDDFVLDSAERLHDIWGKPLDGVRFAVDEIPPGLEQLVADRAPAPMGSYSPATADEGPVITLYRRVVEQACVTREELQDLVHDVVVEYTAEMLGVPPESLDPVYRRRY; encoded by the coding sequence ATGCAGTCATCGCACCACGATCCGGGTTTTACGGTCCGCTTGGCTGAAAGCGACGCCGGACGTCACGATGCCGGTTCCCCGGCGGGCGGTTCAGGGCGCCCCACGGCGGCCCGGGGGTTCCGCCAGCGGCGCAGGAACCGGCACGGCCGCGGGCTCCGCGGCGAGATCATGCTGCCCACACTGCCCGGCTACCGTACCCGCTCCGACCGCTTCGACGACTTCGTCCTCGACTCAGCCGAGCGGCTGCACGACATTTGGGGCAAGCCGCTGGACGGCGTCCGTTTCGCCGTCGATGAGATTCCGCCGGGGCTCGAACAGCTCGTGGCGGACCGGGCTCCTGCCCCCATGGGTTCCTACTCCCCCGCCACGGCGGACGAAGGTCCCGTGATCACCCTGTACCGCCGGGTCGTCGAGCAGGCCTGCGTGACCCGCGAGGAACTTCAGGACCTGGTCCATGACGTTGTGGTGGAGTACACGGCCGAGATGCTCGGTGTGCCGCCGGAGTCACTGGACCCTGTCTACCGCCGCCGCTACTAG
- a CDS encoding DUF5719 family protein has translation MPRDDNPANDAPDAQETPDTPDDAGVPGRTGRRTRVPLLSRLTATPRARRLGGVLSAAVLVAAGGGLVSATALTPQGPGSSRPIAAPLAAVPAGSSVGVCPGPARLLEGAPVGTDPQFSPESATAKTEVNALVLGSGAGVLPGSRLASLTGSTLVELAKSTAASASPAAAPKPANSVPLAGVVSQRSVDGVGVLSADAQGDRQPAAGAVLRYTAEDGDLRGSAAAACQQPANDLWLVGANTALGRTAVLNLSNASSSPATVSLDLFGAKGPLQAPGSRGLLVAPGTTRSVILAGLAPGQEQLSVRVRSAGGPVAAVIQQSVLRGLTPGGVEFIAPATAPALRQVVSGVDIQDPAGLSDLTGKSGFADAGPALQIAVPGSADAVVAIKLFGRDGQKALPGGGVVTAKAGSVTQVPLAGVPAGPYTVAVSSDVSFTAAARVTRGLKAEDASDFAWSAASARLGSQHVVPVPGAGDRFLIFGAPEGRATISYTPITADGKIRAAAAADIAGGTTASIKVPAEVEGSQLVGYLVSAAGDPAYGAVLLQQDGRQDISTIAIAPGVAGQEQVPVTLGY, from the coding sequence ATGCCTAGGGACGACAACCCCGCGAACGACGCTCCGGACGCCCAGGAGACCCCGGACACCCCGGACGACGCCGGCGTCCCTGGCCGGACCGGGCGCAGGACACGCGTGCCGCTCCTGTCGCGGCTGACGGCTACTCCGCGCGCCCGGCGGCTGGGTGGCGTCCTTTCCGCCGCCGTCCTTGTCGCTGCCGGCGGCGGACTCGTGTCCGCAACGGCGCTCACCCCGCAGGGTCCCGGCAGCAGCCGGCCCATCGCGGCGCCGCTGGCGGCCGTCCCGGCGGGCAGCAGCGTCGGCGTCTGCCCGGGGCCGGCCCGGCTGCTCGAAGGCGCGCCCGTGGGCACCGATCCGCAGTTCAGCCCCGAGTCCGCCACCGCCAAGACCGAGGTCAATGCCCTCGTGCTGGGCTCCGGTGCTGGCGTCCTGCCCGGCAGCAGGCTCGCTTCACTCACCGGCAGCACCCTGGTTGAACTCGCCAAGTCCACAGCGGCGTCCGCAAGCCCCGCCGCGGCGCCCAAACCCGCTAATTCCGTGCCACTGGCCGGCGTCGTATCCCAGCGCAGCGTCGATGGTGTGGGCGTCCTGAGCGCCGATGCACAGGGCGACCGCCAGCCCGCCGCCGGGGCCGTCCTGCGCTACACAGCAGAGGACGGTGACCTCCGGGGTTCGGCGGCCGCCGCCTGCCAGCAGCCTGCCAACGATCTCTGGCTCGTCGGTGCGAACACCGCGCTGGGCCGGACGGCCGTACTGAACCTCAGCAACGCCTCCAGCAGCCCGGCCACAGTCAGCCTCGATCTCTTCGGAGCCAAAGGCCCCCTCCAGGCCCCGGGCAGCCGTGGACTCCTCGTCGCACCGGGCACCACACGCTCGGTTATCCTGGCCGGGCTCGCTCCGGGGCAGGAGCAACTCAGCGTCCGGGTGCGCAGCGCCGGCGGACCCGTGGCAGCGGTTATCCAGCAGAGCGTGCTGCGGGGGCTGACGCCCGGCGGTGTGGAGTTCATCGCCCCCGCCACGGCCCCGGCGCTCCGCCAGGTGGTCTCCGGTGTCGACATCCAGGACCCCGCTGGGCTGTCGGACCTCACCGGGAAGTCCGGTTTCGCGGATGCCGGACCTGCCCTGCAGATCGCGGTGCCGGGGTCCGCCGACGCCGTCGTCGCGATCAAGTTGTTCGGACGGGACGGCCAGAAGGCCCTGCCCGGCGGCGGCGTGGTCACGGCGAAGGCTGGATCCGTCACCCAGGTTCCGCTCGCCGGCGTGCCGGCCGGGCCTTACACGGTGGCCGTCAGCTCGGACGTTTCCTTCACCGCGGCGGCGCGTGTCACCAGGGGCCTCAAAGCCGAAGACGCCTCCGACTTCGCGTGGTCGGCGGCGTCGGCGAGGCTGGGAAGCCAACACGTTGTGCCGGTCCCGGGCGCGGGGGACCGCTTCCTCATTTTCGGCGCTCCCGAGGGCCGCGCCACGATTTCCTACACTCCGATCACTGCGGATGGAAAGATCCGCGCGGCCGCAGCCGCCGACATCGCCGGCGGCACGACTGCCTCCATCAAGGTCCCCGCCGAGGTCGAGGGCTCACAGCTTGTCGGCTACCTGGTGTCCGCCGCGGGCGATCCCGCCTACGGCGCGGTCCTGCTGCAGCAGGACGGCAGGCAGGACATTTCAACGATCGCCATTGCCCCGGGAGTGGCGGGCCAGGAGCAGGTCCCGGTCACGCTCGGCTACTGA